Proteins encoded together in one Staphylococcus aureus window:
- a CDS encoding SDR family oxidoreductase: MNIMLTGATGHLGTHITNQAIANHIDHFHIGVRNVEKVPEDWRGKVPVRQLDYFNQESMVEAFKGMDTVVFIPSIIHPSFKRIPEVENLVYAAKQSGVAHIIFIGYYADQHNNPFHMSPYFGYAARLLATSGIDYTYVRMAMYMDPLKPYLPELMNMHKLIYPAGDGRINYITRNDIARGVIAIIKNPDTWGKRYLLSGYSYDMKELAAILSEASGTEIKYEPVSLETFAEMYDEPKGFGALLASMYDAGARGLLDQESNDFQQLVNDQPQTLQSFLQENI; the protein is encoded by the coding sequence ATGAATATTATGTTAACAGGTGCTACAGGTCATTTAGGCACACATATTACAAATCAAGCCATTGCAAATCACATAGATCATTTTCACATTGGTGTTAGAAATGTTGAGAAAGTTCCAGAAGATTGGCGCGGAAAAGTTCCTGTTCGACAATTAGATTATTTTAATCAAGAAAGCATGGTAGAAGCATTTAAAGGAATGGATACCGTTGTGTTTATTCCAAGTATTATCCATCCATCATTCAAACGTATTCCTGAAGTGGAAAATTTAGTATATGCGGCAAAGCAGAGCGGCGTTGCTCATATCATTTTCATAGGTTATTACGCAGATCAGCATAATAATCCATTCCATATGAGTCCTTATTTTGGTTATGCAGCACGTCTATTGGCAACAAGTGGCATTGACTATACGTATGTAAGAATGGCAATGTACATGGATCCACTTAAACCATATTTACCAGAATTGATGAATATGCATAAACTGATTTATCCAGCTGGCGATGGTCGTATTAATTATATTACTAGAAATGATATTGCTAGAGGTGTCATTGCTATTATTAAAAATCCAGATACTTGGGGCAAACGCTACTTATTATCAGGCTACAGTTATGATATGAAAGAACTTGCTGCAATTTTATCTGAGGCATCAGGCACAGAAATTAAATATGAGCCCGTTTCATTAGAGACATTTGCAGAAATGTATGATGAACCTAAAGGCTTTGGTGCATTATTGGCATCAATGTACGACGCAGGAGCAAGAGGACTATTAGACCAAGAATCCAATGATTTCCAACAATTAGTCAATGATCAACCACAGACACTGCAATCATTTTTACAAGAAAATATTTAA
- a CDS encoding superantigen-like protein SSL1 yields MKFKAIAKASLALGMLATGVITSNVQSVQAKAEVKQQSESELKHYYNKPILERKNVTGFKYTDEGKHYLEVTVGQQHSRITLLGSDKDKFKDGENSNIDVFILREGDSRQATNYSIGGVTKSNSVQYIDYINTPILEIKKDNEDVLKDFYYISKEDISLKELDYRLRERAIKQHGLYSNGLKQGQITITMNDGTTHTIDLSQKLEKERMGESIDGTKINKILVEMK; encoded by the coding sequence ATGAAATTTAAAGCGATAGCAAAAGCAAGTTTAGCATTGGGAATGTTAGCAACAGGTGTAATTACATCGAATGTACAATCAGTACAAGCGAAAGCAGAAGTTAAACAACAAAGTGAATCAGAGTTAAAACACTATTATAATAAACCAATTTTAGAGCGTAAAAATGTGACTGGATTTAAATATACTGATGAGGGTAAACACTATTTAGAAGTCACAGTAGGGCAACAGCATTCTCGAATCACTTTACTTGGATCTGATAAAGATAAATTTAAAGACGGAGAAAACTCAAATATAGATGTGTTTATCCTTAGAGAAGGTGACAGTAGACAAGCAACAAATTACTCAATTGGTGGCGTTACAAAATCAAATAGTGTGCAGTATATTGATTATATCAATACGCCAATTTTAGAAATCAAGAAAGATAATGAAGATGTACTTAAAGATTTTTACTACATTTCAAAAGAAGACATCTCATTAAAAGAACTTGATTATAGATTAAGAGAACGTGCGATTAAACAACACGGCTTGTATTCAAATGGTCTTAAACAAGGTCAAATTACAATTACAATGAATGATGGCACAACACATACAATCGATTTAAGTCAAAAACTTGAAAAAGAACGTATGGGTGAGTCAATCGACGGCACTAAGATTAATAAAATTCTAGTAGAAATGAAATAA
- a CDS encoding DUF1304 domain-containing protein produces MNIISTILIIFVALEFFYIMYLETIATTSKKTSETFNISVDKLKDKNINLLLKNQGVYNGLIGVLLIYGLFISSNPKEICAAILVYIIGVAIYGGLSSNISIFFKQGTLPVLALISMLW; encoded by the coding sequence GTGAATATCATCTCAACAATTTTAATCATATTTGTGGCATTAGAGTTTTTCTATATTATGTACCTTGAAACGATTGCTACAACTTCCAAAAAGACTAGCGAGACATTTAATATAAGCGTCGATAAATTGAAAGACAAAAATATTAACCTACTTTTGAAGAACCAAGGCGTATATAACGGTTTAATCGGAGTTTTGCTAATATACGGTTTGTTTATCAGCAGTAATCCAAAAGAAATATGCGCAGCTATTTTAGTGTATATCATTGGCGTTGCTATTTATGGTGGCCTTTCAAGCAATATTAGTATCTTTTTCAAACAAGGCACATTGCCAGTATTGGCACTCATATCAATGCTTTGGTAA
- a CDS encoding superantigen-like protein SSL3: MKMRTIAKTSLALGLLTTGAITVTTQSVKAEKIQSTKVDKVPTLKAERLAMINITAGANSATTQAANTRQERTPKLEKAPNTNEEKTSASKIEKISQPKQEEQKTLNISATPAPKQEQSQTTTESTTPKTKVTTPPSTNTPQPMQSTKSDTPQSPTIKQAQTDMTPKYEDLRAYYTKPSFEFEKQFGFMLKPWTTVRFMNVIPNRFIYKIALVGKDEKKYKDGPYDNIDVFIVLEDNKYQLKKYSVGGITKTNSKKVNHKVELSITKKDNQGMISRDVSEYMITKEEISLKELDFKLRKQLIEKHNLYGNMGSGTIVIKMKNGGKYTFELHKKLQEHRMADVIDGTNIDNIEVNIK; this comes from the coding sequence ATGAAAATGAGAACAATTGCTAAAACCAGTTTAGCACTAGGGCTTTTAACAACAGGCGCAATTACAGTAACGACGCAATCGGTCAAAGCAGAAAAAATACAATCAACTAAAGTTGACAAAGTACCAACGCTTAAAGCAGAGCGATTAGCAATGATAAACATAACAGCAGGTGCAAATTCAGCGACAACACAAGCAGCTAACACAAGACAAGAACGCACGCCTAAACTCGAAAAGGCACCAAATACTAATGAGGAAAAAACCTCAGCTTCCAAAATAGAAAAAATATCACAACCTAAACAAGAAGAGCAGAAAACGCTTAATATATCAGCAACGCCAGCGCCTAAACAAGAACAATCACAAACGACAACCGAATCCACAACGCCGAAAACTAAAGTGACAACACCTCCATCAACAAACACGCCACAACCAATGCAATCTACTAAATCAGACACACCACAATCTCCAACCATAAAACAAGCACAAACAGATATGACTCCTAAATATGAAGATTTAAGAGCGTATTATACAAAACCGAGTTTTGAATTTGAAAAGCAGTTTGGATTTATGCTCAAACCATGGACGACGGTTAGGTTTATGAATGTTATTCCAAATAGGTTCATCTATAAAATAGCTTTAGTTGGAAAAGATGAGAAAAAATATAAAGATGGACCTTACGATAATATCGATGTATTTATCGTTTTAGAAGACAATAAATATCAATTGAAAAAATATTCTGTCGGTGGCATCACGAAGACTAATAGTAAAAAAGTTAATCACAAAGTAGAATTAAGCATTACTAAAAAAGATAATCAAGGTATGATTTCACGCGATGTTTCAGAATACATGATTACTAAGGAAGAGATTTCCTTGAAAGAGCTTGATTTTAAATTGAGAAAACAACTTATTGAAAAACATAATCTTTACGGTAACATGGGTTCAGGAACAATCGTTATTAAAATGAAAAACGGTGGGAAATATACGTTTGAATTACACAAAAAACTGCAAGAGCATCGTATGGCAGACGTCATAGATGGCACTAATATTGATAACATTGAAGTGAATATAAAATAA
- a CDS encoding superantigen-like protein SSL2, protein MKMKNIAKISLLLGILATGVNTTTEKPVHAEKKPIVISENSKKLKAYYNQPSIEYKNVTGYISFIQPSIKFMNIIDGNSVNNIALIGKDKQHYHTGVHRNLNIFYVNEDKRFEGAKYSIGGITSANDKAVDLIAEARVIKEDHTGEYDYDFFPFKIDKEAMSLKEIDFKLRKYLIDNYGLYGEMSTGKITVKKKYYGKYTFELDKKLQEDRMSDVINVTDIDRIEIKVIKA, encoded by the coding sequence ATGAAAATGAAAAATATTGCAAAAATAAGTTTGTTATTAGGAATATTAGCAACAGGTGTAAACACTACAACGGAAAAACCAGTTCATGCCGAAAAGAAACCTATTGTAATAAGTGAAAATAGCAAAAAATTAAAAGCTTATTATAATCAACCTAGTATTGAATATAAAAATGTGACAGGTTATATCAGTTTCATTCAACCAAGTATTAAATTTATGAATATCATAGATGGTAATTCTGTTAATAATATTGCTTTAATTGGCAAAGATAAGCAACATTATCATACGGGTGTACATCGTAATCTTAATATATTTTACGTTAATGAGGATAAGAGATTTGAAGGTGCAAAGTACTCTATTGGGGGTATCACGAGTGCAAACGATAAAGCTGTCGACCTAATAGCAGAAGCAAGAGTTATTAAAGAAGATCATACTGGTGAATATGATTATGACTTTTTCCCATTTAAAATAGATAAAGAAGCGATGTCATTGAAAGAGATTGATTTTAAATTAAGAAAATACCTTATTGATAATTATGGTCTTTACGGTGAAATGAGTACAGGAAAAATTACAGTCAAAAAGAAATACTATGGAAAGTATACATTTGAATTGGATAAAAAGTTACAAGAAGACCGTATGTCCGATGTTATCAATGTCACAGATATTGATAGAATTGAAATCAAAGTTATAAAAGCATAA